The proteins below are encoded in one region of Stenotrophomonas bentonitica:
- a CDS encoding AbrB/MazE/SpoVT family DNA-binding domain-containing protein gives MEATVAERGQITLPKAVRDALGLTKGTQLKVELDGSRIILRKSVDDAISRARGKFSLDGFESAEAAVRAVRDEG, from the coding sequence ATGGAAGCCACCGTTGCAGAACGCGGACAGATCACCTTGCCCAAGGCGGTCCGCGACGCGCTTGGCCTGACCAAGGGCACCCAGCTGAAGGTGGAGCTCGACGGCAGCCGCATCATCCTGCGCAAGAGCGTCGACGATGCCATTTCACGGGCGCGTGGCAAGTTCTCGCTGGACGGCTTCGAGTCGGCCGAGGCGGCCGTGCGCGCCGTGCGCGACGAGGGATAA
- a CDS encoding response regulator, translating into MQGAGVQSSGVSSPQHVPVWSRKTAEAALNIVIVDDQTSARTMLRHVIEDIAPELSVHDFGDPLTALAWCESHGVDLLLLDYRMPEMDGLEFARRFRRLPKHRDIPVILITVVGDEPIRQAALEAGVIDFLVKPIRPRELRARCYNLLQLRQQSENVKQRAMSLEQRLLASMHEVEERERETLSRLARAIEFRDAGTSAYLERMAHVAGLIAEQLGLPEEEVKLIEAAAPLHDMGKIAIPDAVLLKQGKLDDEELAIMRRHPRIGYELLSGSQNRFIQVGALIALRHHERYDGSGYPDGLRGDAIPLEARVVAVADVFDALISPRPYKDAWTMEATLAYLYAQRGRLFDPRCVDALLRGRQQLDDICAQHSTASARPGM; encoded by the coding sequence ATGCAAGGTGCCGGAGTACAAAGCAGCGGAGTATCGTCTCCGCAGCATGTTCCAGTGTGGTCCAGGAAGACGGCGGAAGCAGCCTTGAATATTGTCATCGTTGACGATCAGACGTCCGCGCGCACCATGCTGCGTCATGTCATCGAGGACATCGCGCCGGAACTGAGCGTGCATGACTTCGGCGACCCGCTCACGGCGTTGGCCTGGTGCGAATCGCACGGGGTCGACCTGCTGCTGCTCGACTACCGCATGCCGGAAATGGACGGCCTGGAATTTGCCCGCCGCTTCCGCCGCCTGCCCAAGCACCGCGATATTCCGGTGATCCTGATCACAGTGGTCGGCGACGAGCCGATCCGCCAGGCCGCGCTGGAAGCCGGGGTGATCGACTTCCTGGTAAAGCCGATCCGTCCGCGCGAGCTGCGGGCGCGCTGCTACAACCTGCTGCAGCTGCGCCAGCAGTCCGAGAACGTGAAGCAACGCGCGATGTCGCTGGAGCAGCGCCTGCTCGCCAGCATGCACGAGGTGGAAGAGCGCGAGCGCGAGACGCTGTCGCGGCTGGCCCGTGCGATCGAGTTCCGTGATGCGGGCACCAGCGCCTATCTCGAGCGCATGGCGCACGTGGCCGGGTTGATCGCCGAACAGCTGGGGCTGCCGGAAGAAGAGGTCAAGCTGATCGAGGCGGCCGCGCCACTGCACGACATGGGCAAGATCGCCATTCCCGATGCGGTACTGCTCAAGCAGGGCAAGCTCGACGACGAGGAGCTGGCGATCATGCGCCGGCACCCGCGCATCGGCTACGAGCTGCTCAGTGGCAGCCAGAACCGTTTCATCCAGGTCGGCGCGCTGATCGCACTGCGCCACCATGAACGCTACGACGGCAGCGGCTATCCCGATGGCCTGCGCGGCGACGCGATCCCGCTTGAAGCGCGGGTCGTGGCGGTGGCCGACGTGTTCGACGCGCTGATTTCGCCCCGGCCCTACAAGGACGCCTGGACGATGGAAGCCACCCTGGCCTATCTGTACGCACAGCGCGGGCGCCTGTTCGACCCGCGCTGCGTGGATGCCCTGCTGCGTGGCCGGCAGCAGCTCGACGATATCTGCGCGCAGCACTCCACTGCGTCGGCACGCCCGGGGATGTGA
- the acnA gene encoding aconitate hydratase AcnA, with amino-acid sequence MSDSFSTRSQLDVGGTTYDYFSLPKLGQQFDISHLPYSMKILLENLLRHEDGGATVGRDHIEAVARWNPAAEPDIEIAFMPARVVLQDFTGVPCVVDLAAMRDAVVKLGGRPEQINPQIPSELVIDHSVQVDVFGTPDALDLNGKIEFQRNQERYGFLRWGQKAFDNFKVVPPNTGIVHQVNLENLARVVMTADKDGKAVAYPDTVFGTDSHTTMINGIGVLGWGVGGIEAEAAMLGQPSSMLIPQVVGFKLTGRLPEGATATDLVLTVTQMLRKHGVVGKFVEFFGAGLQHLPLADRATIGNMAPEYGATCGIFPIDNESLNYLRLSGRSEEQIALVEAYAKAQGLWHDANTAHASYSATLELDMGEVKPSLAGPKRPQDRVLLQDVKQNYRDNLGGLTTNRDKRSDDVSKFVNEGGGAAVGNEQLAKGYADVDLDGTRFRLKDGAVVIAAITSCTNTSNPAVMIGAGLLARNAAAKGLDRKPWVKTSLGPGSRVVTDYLEKAGVLTELEKVGFYVVGYGCTTCIGNSGPLPTEVSAGIASGDLVVTSVLSGNRNFEGRVHPEVKMNYLASPPLVVAYAIAGTTDIDLTTEPLGTGSDGQPVYLRDIWPSNKEIGDVIAATIGPEMFKQNYADVFKGDSRWNTIQSPDGNLYEWDGSSTYIKNPPYFDGMTMQVGHIDDVHGARVMGLFGDSITTDHISPAGNIKKDSPAGRFLQERGVQPADFNSYGSRRGNDDVMVRGTFANIRIKNLMFGGEEGGNTLYYPAGGGEPQKLAIYDAAMKYKAEGVPLVVFAGKEYGTGSSRDWAAKGTNLLGVKAVMAESFERIHRSNLVGMGVLPLQFMAGENAQILGLDGSEVVDVTGLADGASKTATVTATRADGTVKTFQAHVMLLTPKEVEYFKHGGLLQYVLRQLAAR; translated from the coding sequence ATGAGCGACTCGTTCTCCACCCGCAGCCAGCTGGACGTCGGCGGCACCACCTACGACTACTTCAGCCTGCCCAAGCTCGGACAGCAGTTCGACATCTCCCACCTGCCCTATTCGATGAAGATCCTGCTGGAGAACCTGCTCCGGCACGAGGACGGCGGCGCCACCGTCGGCCGCGACCACATCGAAGCGGTGGCACGCTGGAACCCGGCCGCCGAGCCGGACATCGAAATCGCCTTCATGCCGGCCCGCGTGGTCCTGCAGGACTTCACCGGCGTGCCCTGCGTGGTCGACCTGGCCGCCATGCGCGACGCGGTGGTCAAGCTGGGCGGCCGCCCGGAACAGATCAATCCGCAGATCCCCTCCGAACTGGTCATCGACCACTCGGTGCAGGTGGACGTGTTCGGTACCCCGGACGCACTCGACCTCAACGGCAAGATCGAGTTCCAGCGCAACCAGGAGCGCTACGGCTTCCTGCGCTGGGGGCAGAAGGCATTCGACAACTTCAAGGTGGTGCCGCCCAACACCGGCATCGTCCACCAGGTGAACCTGGAGAACCTGGCGCGCGTGGTGATGACCGCGGACAAGGATGGCAAGGCGGTCGCCTACCCCGACACCGTGTTCGGCACCGACAGCCACACCACCATGATCAACGGCATCGGCGTGCTCGGCTGGGGCGTGGGCGGCATCGAGGCCGAAGCGGCCATGCTCGGCCAGCCCTCCTCCATGCTGATCCCGCAGGTGGTGGGCTTCAAGCTCACCGGCCGCTTGCCCGAAGGCGCCACCGCCACCGACCTGGTGCTGACCGTCACCCAGATGCTGCGCAAGCACGGGGTGGTCGGCAAGTTCGTCGAGTTCTTCGGCGCAGGCCTGCAGCACCTGCCGCTGGCCGACCGCGCCACCATCGGCAACATGGCCCCCGAGTACGGCGCCACCTGCGGCATCTTCCCGATCGACAACGAGTCGCTGAACTACCTGCGCCTGTCCGGCCGCAGCGAAGAACAGATCGCGCTGGTCGAGGCCTACGCCAAGGCCCAGGGCCTGTGGCATGACGCCAACACCGCCCACGCCAGCTACAGCGCCACGCTGGAACTGGACATGGGCGAGGTCAAGCCGTCGCTGGCCGGTCCCAAGCGCCCGCAGGACCGCGTGCTGCTGCAGGACGTCAAGCAGAACTACCGCGACAACCTCGGTGGCCTGACCACCAACCGCGACAAGCGCAGCGACGACGTCTCCAAGTTCGTCAACGAAGGCGGCGGCGCGGCGGTCGGCAACGAACAGCTTGCCAAGGGCTATGCCGATGTCGACCTGGACGGCACCCGCTTCCGGCTCAAGGACGGCGCGGTGGTCATTGCCGCCATCACCTCCTGCACCAACACCTCCAACCCGGCGGTGATGATCGGCGCCGGCCTGCTCGCCCGCAACGCGGCGGCCAAGGGGCTGGACCGCAAGCCGTGGGTGAAGACCTCGCTCGGCCCGGGCTCGCGCGTGGTCACAGACTATCTTGAAAAAGCCGGCGTGCTCACCGAGCTGGAAAAGGTCGGCTTCTACGTGGTCGGCTACGGCTGCACCACCTGCATCGGCAATTCCGGCCCGCTGCCCACCGAAGTCAGCGCCGGCATCGCCAGCGGCGACCTGGTGGTGACCTCGGTGCTGTCGGGCAACCGCAACTTCGAGGGCCGCGTGCACCCCGAAGTGAAGATGAACTACCTGGCCAGCCCGCCGCTGGTGGTGGCCTACGCCATTGCCGGCACCACCGACATCGACCTGACCACCGAGCCGCTCGGCACCGGCAGCGACGGCCAGCCGGTCTACCTGCGCGACATCTGGCCGAGCAACAAGGAAATCGGCGACGTCATCGCCGCGACCATCGGCCCGGAGATGTTCAAGCAGAACTACGCCGATGTGTTCAAGGGCGACAGCCGCTGGAACACCATCCAGTCGCCCGACGGCAACCTGTACGAATGGGACGGCAGCTCCACCTACATCAAGAACCCGCCCTACTTCGACGGCATGACCATGCAGGTCGGCCACATCGACGACGTGCACGGGGCGCGGGTGATGGGCCTGTTCGGCGATTCGATTACCACCGACCACATCTCCCCGGCCGGCAACATCAAGAAGGACTCCCCGGCGGGCCGCTTCCTGCAGGAGCGCGGCGTGCAGCCGGCCGACTTCAACAGCTACGGCAGCCGCCGCGGCAATGACGACGTGATGGTGCGCGGCACCTTCGCCAACATCCGCATCAAGAACCTGATGTTCGGGGGCGAGGAAGGCGGCAACACCCTGTACTACCCCGCCGGCGGCGGCGAGCCGCAGAAGCTGGCCATCTACGACGCCGCCATGAAGTACAAGGCCGAGGGCGTGCCGCTGGTGGTGTTCGCGGGCAAGGAGTACGGCACCGGCTCCTCGCGCGACTGGGCGGCCAAGGGCACCAACCTGCTGGGCGTGAAGGCGGTGATGGCCGAGAGCTTCGAGCGCATCCACCGCTCCAACCTGGTCGGCATGGGCGTGCTGCCGCTGCAGTTCATGGCCGGCGAGAACGCCCAGATCCTGGGCCTGGACGGCTCGGAGGTGGTGGACGTCACCGGCCTGGCCGATGGCGCCAGCAAGACCGCCACGGTCACCGCGACCCGCGCCGATGGCACGGTGAAGACCTTCCAGGCCCACGTGATGCTGCTGACCCCCAAGGAGGTGGAGTACTTCAAGCACGGCGGCCTGCTGCAGTACGTGCTGCGCCAGCTGGCGGCCCGCTGA
- a CDS encoding ATP-binding protein, which yields MFDTLKQRLGNRPDTEHGQAIVRMVLIVLILGYVLLPGPRHDLPHHQYQVVLGIVLTGLTLSVLLFAWLLAHPGRSDPRRVAGMLADYGLIAAGMVQMGEPLAWVYIVVMWVTVGNGMRFGNKYLYTAVGMALVSFGVTVLVTDYWQANARLGFGLWLGLAAVPLYFATLLRQLTHAMDEARRASEAKSRFLANMSHEFRTPLNGLSGMTEVLATTTLDEEQRECVNTIQASSRSLLALVEEVLDISAIEAGKLRVVAEDFSLDDVIQSIGLILMPQAKVKRLDYQVKVAAGVPKLLRGDLGHLRQILLNLAGNAVKFTEHGRIEIRVSQLREENEGQVRLRFDILDTGIGVVPDMRARLFQAFEQADVSLGRRHEGSGLGTSISRGLVEAMGGQIGYAENPPQGSCFWFELPFALPPVVVGEYTPAVVGEGSATAPDNVIAFADPFLRHRARVRSMKVLVADDHQANRLVLQRLLQKAGHKVVCVNGGEAVLDAMAESDYDVAIVDLHMPGMSGLDMLKELRVLQAGGAPRTPVLVLSADVTPESIQQCTQAGAHTFFGKPVVPVRLLDTLAEIAANDGLKARTSVVQPAPVAVGVLDTGVLDELAALGMGEGFEQEFIRQCLADATQCVGAAMEAGERGDWLILREQAHAIKGVASNLGLVRVAYRAGEVMHMADWQLKSEWRERMTLIRTAVKEGRQALEERRRPGAASSDDGGIDMR from the coding sequence ATGTTCGACACCTTGAAGCAGCGGCTGGGCAACCGTCCCGACACCGAGCACGGCCAGGCCATCGTGCGCATGGTGCTGATCGTGCTGATCCTGGGCTACGTGCTGCTTCCCGGTCCGCGCCACGACCTGCCGCACCATCAGTACCAGGTGGTGCTGGGCATCGTGCTGACCGGGTTGACGCTGTCGGTGCTGCTGTTCGCGTGGTTGCTGGCGCACCCCGGGCGCTCGGACCCGCGCCGGGTGGCCGGCATGCTGGCCGACTACGGCCTGATCGCCGCCGGCATGGTGCAGATGGGCGAACCGCTGGCCTGGGTCTACATCGTGGTGATGTGGGTGACCGTCGGCAACGGCATGCGCTTCGGCAACAAGTACCTGTACACCGCCGTGGGCATGGCGCTGGTCAGTTTCGGGGTGACCGTGCTGGTCACCGACTACTGGCAGGCCAACGCGCGCCTCGGCTTCGGCCTGTGGCTGGGCCTGGCGGCGGTGCCGCTGTACTTCGCCACGCTGCTGCGCCAGCTGACCCACGCCATGGACGAGGCGCGTCGCGCCAGTGAAGCCAAGAGCCGCTTCCTGGCCAACATGAGCCATGAGTTCCGCACCCCGCTGAACGGCCTCTCCGGCATGACCGAGGTGCTGGCCACCACGACGCTGGATGAAGAGCAGCGCGAGTGCGTCAACACCATCCAGGCGTCCTCGCGCAGCCTGCTGGCGCTGGTGGAGGAGGTGCTGGACATCTCCGCGATCGAGGCCGGCAAGCTGCGCGTTGTGGCCGAGGACTTCTCGCTGGACGACGTGATCCAGTCGATCGGGCTGATCCTGATGCCGCAGGCCAAGGTCAAGCGCCTCGACTACCAGGTCAAGGTGGCCGCCGGCGTGCCGAAGCTGCTGCGTGGCGACCTCGGCCACCTGCGCCAGATCCTGCTCAACCTGGCCGGCAACGCGGTCAAGTTCACCGAGCACGGCCGCATCGAGATCCGCGTGTCGCAGCTGCGCGAGGAGAACGAGGGCCAGGTGCGGTTGCGCTTCGACATCCTCGACACCGGCATCGGCGTGGTGCCGGACATGCGTGCGCGCCTGTTCCAGGCCTTCGAGCAGGCCGATGTGAGCCTGGGTCGCCGCCACGAGGGCAGCGGGCTGGGCACCTCGATTTCGCGCGGCCTGGTGGAGGCCATGGGCGGGCAGATCGGCTATGCCGAGAATCCGCCGCAGGGCAGCTGCTTCTGGTTCGAACTGCCGTTCGCGCTGCCGCCGGTGGTGGTGGGCGAGTACACCCCGGCCGTGGTCGGGGAGGGCAGCGCCACTGCGCCGGACAACGTGATTGCCTTCGCCGACCCGTTCCTGCGCCATCGCGCCCGGGTGCGCAGCATGAAAGTGCTGGTGGCCGACGACCACCAGGCCAACCGGCTGGTACTGCAGCGTCTTCTGCAGAAGGCCGGGCACAAGGTGGTGTGCGTCAACGGCGGCGAAGCGGTGCTCGATGCCATGGCCGAGAGCGACTACGACGTAGCCATCGTCGACCTGCACATGCCCGGCATGAGCGGGCTGGACATGCTCAAGGAACTGCGCGTGCTGCAGGCCGGTGGCGCCCCCCGCACGCCGGTGCTCGTGCTCAGCGCGGACGTCACCCCCGAATCCATCCAGCAGTGCACCCAGGCCGGTGCGCATACCTTCTTCGGCAAGCCGGTGGTGCCGGTGCGCCTGCTCGATACCCTGGCTGAAATCGCCGCCAATGACGGCCTCAAGGCACGCACGTCGGTCGTCCAGCCGGCCCCGGTCGCGGTGGGCGTGCTCGATACCGGCGTGCTCGACGAGCTGGCCGCGCTGGGCATGGGCGAGGGCTTCGAACAGGAGTTCATCCGCCAGTGCTTGGCCGACGCCACGCAGTGCGTGGGCGCGGCCATGGAAGCGGGCGAACGCGGCGACTGGCTGATCCTGCGCGAGCAGGCCCACGCCATCAAGGGCGTAGCCAGCAACCTGGGGTTGGTGCGGGTGGCGTACCGGGCCGGCGAGGTCATGCACATGGCCGACTGGCAGCTCAAGAGTGAATGGCGCGAGCGGATGACGCTGATCCGTACGGCGGTGAAGGAAGGCCGGCAGGCGCTGGAAGAACGCCGGCGCCCCGGTGCCGCATCCAGCGACGACGGCGGCATCGACATGCGCTGA
- the lysS gene encoding lysine--tRNA ligase, whose amino-acid sequence MNDQTAAPQTPVDENSLIAERRAKLTALRGQGIAYPNDFRREDFSGSLQAEYADAEQWTAETLEATDRTVKMAGRLMAKRVMGKASFAQIQDESGRIQLFLQGNTLGDAYTAFKGWDVGDIIAVEGGLTRTKTGELSVKATSIRLLTKSLRPLPDKWHGLADVEQRYRQRYVDLIVTPESREVFIKRSRIIRAMRAWLDNRDFLEVETPMMHYIPGGATAKPFTTHHNALDLDLYLRVAPELYLKRLVVGGLERVYEINRNFRNEGVSTRHNPEFTMMELYEAYATYTEVMDLTEGVIRDVASKVLGTTTVEWDGATIDLAPAFRRWRMDEAVRHHNPEISLADCTDREALLRHCERLKIRVKPSYGWGKLLLEIFEATVEHTLVQPTFITDHPVEVSPLARANDDQPGYTDRFELFINGKELANGFSELNDPEDQAARFQAQVTAKEGGDDEAMHYDADYIRALEYGMAPTGGLGIGIDRLVMLLTGSSSIRDVLLFPYMRPEN is encoded by the coding sequence ATGAACGATCAGACCGCCGCGCCGCAGACCCCCGTCGACGAGAACAGCCTCATCGCCGAGCGCCGCGCGAAACTGACCGCGCTGCGCGGGCAGGGCATCGCCTACCCGAACGACTTCCGCCGCGAAGACTTCTCCGGCAGCCTGCAAGCCGAATACGCCGATGCCGAGCAGTGGACCGCCGAAACGCTGGAAGCCACCGACCGCACCGTGAAGATGGCCGGTCGGCTGATGGCCAAGCGGGTGATGGGCAAGGCCAGCTTCGCCCAGATTCAGGACGAGTCCGGCCGCATCCAGCTGTTCCTGCAGGGCAACACCCTGGGTGATGCCTACACCGCCTTCAAGGGTTGGGACGTGGGCGACATCATCGCCGTGGAAGGCGGGCTGACCCGCACCAAGACCGGCGAGCTGTCGGTCAAGGCGACCAGCATCCGCCTGCTGACCAAGTCGCTGCGCCCGCTGCCGGACAAGTGGCATGGCCTGGCCGACGTGGAGCAGCGCTACCGCCAGCGCTACGTCGACCTGATCGTGACCCCGGAGTCGCGCGAGGTGTTCATCAAGCGCTCGCGGATCATCCGCGCCATGCGCGCCTGGCTGGACAACCGCGACTTCCTGGAAGTCGAAACGCCGATGATGCATTACATCCCCGGCGGCGCCACGGCCAAGCCGTTCACCACCCACCACAATGCGCTGGACCTGGACCTGTACCTGCGCGTGGCCCCGGAGCTGTACCTCAAGCGCCTGGTCGTGGGTGGGCTGGAGCGGGTGTACGAAATCAACCGCAACTTCCGCAACGAAGGCGTCAGCACCCGGCACAACCCGGAATTCACCATGATGGAGCTGTACGAGGCCTACGCCACGTACACCGAAGTGATGGACCTGACCGAAGGTGTGATCCGTGACGTGGCCAGCAAGGTGCTGGGTACCACCACCGTGGAGTGGGACGGCGCCACCATCGACCTGGCCCCGGCGTTCCGCCGCTGGCGCATGGACGAGGCGGTACGCCACCATAACCCGGAGATCAGCCTGGCCGACTGCACCGACCGCGAGGCGCTGCTGCGCCATTGCGAGCGCCTGAAGATCCGGGTCAAGCCGTCCTACGGCTGGGGCAAGCTGCTGCTGGAGATCTTCGAAGCCACCGTCGAGCACACCCTGGTGCAGCCGACCTTCATCACCGACCACCCGGTCGAGGTCTCGCCGCTGGCCCGCGCCAACGACGACCAGCCGGGTTACACCGACCGCTTCGAGCTGTTCATCAACGGCAAGGAGCTGGCCAACGGCTTCTCCGAGCTGAACGACCCGGAAGACCAGGCGGCCCGGTTCCAGGCCCAGGTCACGGCCAAGGAGGGCGGCGATGACGAGGCCATGCATTACGACGCCGACTATATCCGTGCGCTGGAGTACGGTATGGCCCCGACCGGCGGCCTGGGCATCGGCATCGACCGGCTGGTGATGCTGCTGACCGGCAGCAGCTCGATCCGCGACGTGCTCCTGTTCCCCTACATGCGTCCCGAAAACTGA
- a CDS encoding crotonase/enoyl-CoA hydratase family protein — MHSIEKLPYARGYATIRTETTGDNAAHWLFMHADAATGIRPCCRKDMLDEMWSVMSQITLSPAERNSGRLRHFVLASDATAYNLGGDLALFAQLIREGNRDRLLAYAQRCVEGVHHLHTGFGGDVRSIALIQGDALGGGLEMALACHTIIAEEGCGMGLPEVLFGLFPGMGAYSFLCRRVAPQLAEKIILEGRVYSSEEMFAMGVVDILVPKGQGVKAAEDLIRQQQRTPRSYLAMNAARNLAQAVGYDELLEITKIWVDSALALEDKSLRTMDRLIKAQTRRAQFDAA, encoded by the coding sequence ATGCATTCCATCGAAAAGCTCCCCTATGCCCGCGGCTACGCGACCATCCGCACCGAAACCACCGGCGACAACGCCGCCCACTGGTTGTTCATGCACGCCGATGCCGCCACCGGCATCCGTCCCTGCTGCCGCAAGGACATGCTGGACGAAATGTGGAGCGTGATGAGCCAGATCACCCTCTCCCCGGCCGAGCGCAACAGCGGCCGCCTGCGCCACTTCGTGCTGGCCTCCGACGCCACCGCCTACAACCTGGGCGGCGACCTGGCCCTGTTCGCCCAGCTGATCCGTGAAGGCAATCGCGACCGCCTGCTGGCCTATGCCCAGCGCTGCGTGGAAGGCGTGCACCACCTGCACACCGGCTTCGGCGGCGACGTCCGCTCGATCGCCCTGATCCAGGGCGACGCGCTGGGCGGTGGCCTGGAAATGGCCCTGGCCTGCCACACCATCATTGCCGAGGAAGGCTGCGGCATGGGCCTGCCCGAAGTGCTGTTCGGGCTGTTCCCGGGCATGGGCGCCTACTCGTTCCTGTGCCGCCGGGTGGCCCCGCAGCTGGCCGAGAAGATCATCCTCGAAGGCCGGGTCTACTCGTCCGAAGAAATGTTCGCCATGGGCGTGGTCGACATCCTGGTGCCCAAGGGCCAGGGCGTGAAGGCCGCCGAAGACCTGATCCGCCAGCAGCAGCGCACCCCGCGCAGCTACCTGGCAATGAACGCCGCGCGCAACCTGGCCCAGGCGGTGGGCTATGACGAGCTGCTTGAAATCACCAAGATCTGGGTCGATTCGGCCCTGGCCCTGGAAGACAAGTCGCTGCGGACCATGGACCGTTTGATCAAGGCGCAGACCCGTCGTGCGCAGTTCGATGCCGCGTAA
- a CDS encoding long-chain fatty acid--CoA ligase codes for MSLERPWLKSYPNGVPAEIDVNEFHSVSAVFDTSVARFRDRPAYSSFGKVLTYGETDALVEKFAAYLLGELKLKKGDRVALMMPNCLQYPVATFGVLRAGLTVVNVNPLYTARELKHQLVDSGASVLVVVDNFGDTVQQVIAETQVKQVITTGLGDMLGAKGVLVNFVLKYIKKMVPNYALRGAIRFNQALKLGSNHTLPKVELDHDDVAFLQYTGGTTGVAKGAMLTNRNLVANMQQASAWISASGIEMGKEWIITALPLYHIFALTANGLVFMKFGGCNHLITNPRDMKGFVKELKSTRFTAITGVNTLFNGLLNTPGFDEIDFSSLKVTLGGGMAVQRSVAERWKKTTGVTLVEAYGLTETSPAACINPLNLAEYNGAIGLPIPSTDACVKDDNGVTMAAGEVGELCIRGPQVMKGYWQRPEDTAKAIDADGWLHTGDMARMDENGFFYIVDRKKDMILVSGFNVYPNEVEDVIAMMPGVLEVAAVGVPDEKSGEIVKVVIVKKDPNLTAEMVKEHARANLTGYKHPKIVEFRKELPKTNVGKILRRELRDAPAA; via the coding sequence ATGAGTCTGGAACGTCCCTGGCTGAAGAGCTATCCCAACGGCGTACCCGCCGAAATCGACGTCAATGAGTTCCATTCGGTGTCGGCCGTGTTCGACACGTCGGTGGCCAGGTTCCGCGACCGTCCCGCCTACTCCAGCTTCGGCAAGGTCCTCACCTATGGTGAAACCGACGCCCTGGTCGAAAAATTCGCCGCCTACCTGCTGGGCGAGCTGAAGCTCAAGAAGGGCGACCGCGTCGCCCTGATGATGCCCAACTGCCTGCAGTACCCGGTGGCCACCTTCGGCGTGCTGCGCGCCGGCCTGACCGTGGTCAACGTCAACCCGCTGTACACCGCGCGCGAACTGAAGCACCAGCTGGTCGATTCCGGCGCCTCGGTCCTGGTGGTCGTGGACAACTTCGGCGACACCGTGCAGCAGGTCATCGCCGAGACCCAGGTCAAGCAGGTCATCACCACCGGCCTGGGCGACATGCTCGGCGCCAAGGGCGTGCTGGTGAACTTCGTGCTGAAGTACATCAAGAAGATGGTGCCCAACTACGCCCTGCGCGGCGCGATCCGCTTCAACCAGGCGCTGAAGCTGGGCAGCAACCACACCCTGCCGAAGGTGGAGCTGGACCACGACGACGTGGCCTTCCTGCAGTACACCGGCGGCACCACCGGCGTGGCCAAGGGGGCCATGCTGACCAACCGCAACCTGGTGGCCAACATGCAGCAGGCCTCGGCGTGGATCTCCGCGTCGGGCATTGAAATGGGCAAGGAGTGGATCATCACCGCCCTGCCGCTGTACCACATCTTCGCATTGACCGCGAACGGGCTGGTCTTCATGAAGTTCGGTGGCTGCAACCACCTGATCACCAACCCGCGCGACATGAAGGGCTTCGTCAAGGAGCTCAAGTCGACCCGCTTCACCGCCATCACCGGCGTCAACACGCTGTTCAACGGCCTGCTCAACACCCCCGGCTTCGACGAGATCGACTTCTCCTCGCTGAAGGTCACCCTGGGTGGCGGCATGGCCGTGCAGCGTTCGGTCGCCGAGCGCTGGAAGAAGACCACCGGCGTCACCCTGGTCGAAGCCTACGGCCTGACCGAAACCTCGCCGGCCGCCTGCATCAACCCGCTCAACCTGGCCGAGTACAACGGCGCGATCGGCCTGCCGATCCCGTCCACCGACGCCTGCGTGAAGGACGACAACGGCGTCACGATGGCTGCCGGTGAAGTCGGCGAACTGTGCATCCGTGGCCCGCAGGTAATGAAGGGCTACTGGCAGCGCCCGGAAGACACCGCCAAGGCGATCGACGCCGACGGCTGGCTGCACACCGGCGACATGGCGCGCATGGACGAGAACGGCTTCTTCTACATCGTGGACCGCAAGAAGGACATGATCCTGGTGTCCGGCTTCAACGTGTACCCGAACGAAGTAGAAGACGTGATCGCGATGATGCCCGGCGTGCTCGAAGTGGCCGCAGTAGGCGTGCCCGACGAAAAGTCCGGCGAAATCGTCAAGGTCGTGATCGTCAAGAAGGACCCGAACCTGACCGCCGAAATGGTCAAGGAACACGCCCGCGCCAACTTGACCGGCTACAAGCACCCGAAGATCGTCGAGTTCCGCAAGGAACTGCCGAAGACCAACGTCGGCAAGATCCTGCGCCGCGAACTGCGCGACGCACCGGCCGCATAA
- a CDS encoding YhfG family protein — MHLRSIGAFALLKASLSSALGLNIATRSWDTLYRLIVDVQAVALEPVSIDVSLPDHPADSARCRLSMALLSATSAKDRLVQTSAVISQAIERLVAAASDPSVQFQARRSRNFHYSCRLEGIDMAKVKHADSLQSILDQRRRR; from the coding sequence ATGCATCTTCGTTCGATCGGCGCTTTTGCCTTGCTCAAAGCGTCACTGAGCTCAGCCTTGGGGCTGAACATTGCGACACGAAGCTGGGACACACTTTATAGACTGATAGTCGATGTTCAGGCTGTGGCTTTGGAACCTGTTTCGATCGATGTCAGTCTTCCGGACCATCCAGCCGACTCTGCAAGGTGCCGCTTATCGATGGCCCTTCTGAGCGCTACTTCCGCCAAAGACCGGTTGGTACAAACTAGCGCCGTGATTTCCCAAGCCATCGAACGGCTCGTTGCCGCCGCCAGTGACCCTTCGGTTCAATTCCAGGCACGGCGATCGCGCAACTTTCACTACAGCTGTCGACTCGAAGGGATCGACATGGCCAAGGTCAAACACGCAGATTCGCTGCAGTCCATTTTGGATCAACGCCGTCGACGCTGA